The Sorangiineae bacterium MSr11954 DNA segment ACGCTCCCCACCAAAGACGTCGCCAACTACTCCGTGGGCGTCGAGGGCATCATCGCCGTCAGCCTGACGGGCGATAAATCGCAATTCGTCATCGCCGGTAAAAAAGCCGGCTCGACGACCCTGCTCCTCATCAAGAACGATCAATCGCAGATCACCATCCCCATCACCGTCACGGCGCGTTCGCTGGCCACGGTCGAGAAGGAGCTGCAGCAGGCGCTCGAGGGCACGCCCGGCGTCAAGCTGCGCCGGGTCGGCAGCCGCTTCTTCATCGAGGGCGGCGTGACCACCGAGGGCGAGCTTCGCCGCATCGCGCAGATCGCGTCGGCCTACCCCGGCCAGGTCGACAACCTGGTGGTCGTCGGGCAGGGCGGCACGGATCGCAAGCTGCTCGTGCGCCTCGACTTCTTCTTCGTGCAGTACGAGAAGACCTCGAGCTACGCGGTCGGCCTCGGGTGGCCCACGTCGGTCGGCGGCTTCGGTCCCGACGGCACCACGCCGGTGTTCCAGTCGCGCATCGACTACGACTTGATCTCGGGCTCGACCACGGCGGCGCAGGCCTCCATCGTCAACCAGCCGCTCCCGCGCCTCGACATCGGCTCGCAGCACGGGTGGGTCAAGATCCTCAAGCAGTCCACCGTGATCTCCGCCAACGGCACGGAGGCCACGTTCCAGTCCGGCGGTGAGGTCAACGTGATCGGCTCGGCGGGTCTCACCTCGCAGCTGCAGAAAATTACGTTCGGCACGAACGTGAGCGTGCTGCCCCGCTACGATGCGCAGAGCAAAGAGGTGGAGGTCCGTCTCGACTCCGACATCTCGGACCTCACGCCACCTGGACAAGGCACCACCTTGCCGGGTCGCCAGACGACCAAATTGGCCACCTCGGTCAACCTGAAGCTGGGTCAAGCCCTGGTGCTCTCCGGCATCCGCACCCG contains these protein-coding regions:
- a CDS encoding type II and III secretion system protein — its product is MRLAHHAAVAVVLAAALTTTISVPSFAQRGKPAASSDDHANDEIILAVGETKTLPTKDVANYSVGVEGIIAVSLTGDKSQFVIAGKKAGSTTLLLIKNDQSQITIPITVTARSLATVEKELQQALEGTPGVKLRRVGSRFFIEGGVTTEGELRRIAQIASAYPGQVDNLVVVGQGGTDRKLLVRLDFFFVQYEKTSSYAVGLGWPTSVGGFGPDGTTPVFQSRIDYDLISGSTTAAQASIVNQPLPRLDIGSQHGWVKILKQSTVISANGTEATFQSGGEVNVIGSAGLTSQLQKITFGTNVSVLPRYDAQSKEVEVRLDSDISDLTPPGQGTTLPGRQTTKLATSVNLKLGQALVLSGIRTRNQRHSVAGLPGLSSIPVLGILFGSHQDEQRDQEGAIFIIPSIIETVPKSAVEVIKNALTAYEDFSGEVDRADSYNKTPPSAK